A genomic region of Bradyrhizobium sp. ORS 278 contains the following coding sequences:
- a CDS encoding YqfO family protein has product MKTFKIVVYVPTANAEALRGAMGEAGAGRIGNYDYCSFTLTGTGRFRPLAGANPSIGAVGKLEDVAEDRIETVCAEDRLKPVLAAIRAAHPYEEPAIDVYPLAVVD; this is encoded by the coding sequence ATGAAGACCTTCAAGATCGTCGTCTACGTCCCCACGGCAAACGCCGAGGCGCTCCGCGGCGCCATGGGCGAGGCCGGGGCCGGGCGGATCGGCAACTATGATTACTGCTCGTTTACCTTGACCGGCACCGGCCGCTTCCGCCCGCTTGCCGGCGCCAATCCGAGCATCGGCGCCGTCGGCAAGCTGGAAGACGTCGCGGAAGACCGAATCGAGACCGTCTGCGCCGAGGACCGGCTGAAGCCGGTGCTAGCGGCCATCCGTGCGGCGCACCCCTATGAGGAGCCCGCGATCGACGTCTATCCGCTCGCGGTGGTGGACTAG